The Lycium barbarum isolate Lr01 chromosome 10, ASM1917538v2, whole genome shotgun sequence genome includes a region encoding these proteins:
- the LOC132614559 gene encoding uncharacterized protein LOC132614559 isoform X1, which translates to MKLTHSRKRKRSPYLSISEIFRLEKLQLKRCKQIVFGTWKKIKKIMVELNGDGQGSDNGSNLLVRFLGKLSQKSIICPISVERWDGMTDAKNRLQWQLIEENFEFDYVVGIKWVMHTLRDRWRAYKYTLRNKTFYPNKSKEEILANPPEYVDSIEWAAFVHHYQEEKMKKQSEQNTRNRSKLKVPHAGGSKSNARRGRQMEKKHGRPVCRSEVILSTLMKKNGNYVNEEGKIIADKISEHLSQDQEHAATLGVPLKILAHPNDAIGKVYGAEHSGRVRGLGGNICPSTAFGMPKHSLVMRILVVLVICLIYVLKT; encoded by the exons ATGAAGCTAACTCACagcagaaagagaaagaggagcccTTACTTGTCAATATCAGAG ATATTTCGACTGGAGAAATTACAACTCAAAAGATGCAAGCAGATCGTGTTTGGAacttggaaaaaaataaaaaaaattatggtggAACTCAACGGGGATGGACAAGGAAGTGATAATGGTTCAAACTTGCTTGTTAgatttcttggcaaactttctcaaAAGTCAATAATTTGTCCAATATCAGTTGAGAGATGGGATGGAATGACAGACGCGAAAAATCGCCTACAGTGGCAGCTTATTGAG GagaattttgagtttgattaTGTTGTTGGAATTAAATGGGTGATGCATACTTTACGCGATAGATGGAGGGCCTATAAATATACATTAAGAAATAAAACCTTCTACCCTAACAAAAGTAAGGAAGAGATACTTGCTAATCCTCCGGAATACGTGGATTCTATTGAGTGGGCTGCTTTTGTGCATCACTAtcaagaagagaagatgaag AAACAAAGTGAACAAAATACAAGAAATCGAAGTAAACTTAAAGTCCCGCATGCCGGTGGTAGCAAAAGCAATGCAAGGAGAGGTCGTCAAATG GAGAAAAAACATGGAAGGCCTGTGTGCCGAAGTGAGGTTATTTTGTCAACTTTAATGAAAAAGAATGGCAACTATGTGAATGAAGAAGGGAAGATTATAGCT GATAAAATATCGGAGCATCTATCTCAAGATCAAGAACATGCTGCCACTTTAGGTGTTCCGTTGAAGATATTGGCTCATCCTAATGATGCTATTGGAAAAGTATATGGAGCTGAACATTCTGGTCGTGTGCGTGGTTTGGGTGGTAATATTTGCCCCTCGACTGCTTTTGGAATGCCTAAACATTCATTAGTCATGCGAATCTTGGTGGTTCTAGTAATATGTCTCATCTACGTGTTGAAGACCTAG
- the LOC132614559 gene encoding uncharacterized protein LOC132614559 isoform X2, whose protein sequence is MKLTHSRKRKRSPYLSISEIFRLEKLQLKRCKQIVFGTWKKIKKIMVELNGDGQGSDNGSNLLVRFLGKLSQKSIICPISVERWDGMTDAKNRLQWQLIEENFEFDYVVGIKWVMHTLRDRWRAYKYTLRNKTFYPNKSKEEILANPPEYVDSIEWAAFVHHYQEEKMKKQSEQNTRNRSKLKVPHAGGSKSNARRGRQMDKISEHLSQDQEHAATLGVPLKILAHPNDAIGKVYGAEHSGRVRGLGGNICPSTAFGMPKHSLVMRILVVLVICLIYVLKT, encoded by the exons ATGAAGCTAACTCACagcagaaagagaaagaggagcccTTACTTGTCAATATCAGAG ATATTTCGACTGGAGAAATTACAACTCAAAAGATGCAAGCAGATCGTGTTTGGAacttggaaaaaaataaaaaaaattatggtggAACTCAACGGGGATGGACAAGGAAGTGATAATGGTTCAAACTTGCTTGTTAgatttcttggcaaactttctcaaAAGTCAATAATTTGTCCAATATCAGTTGAGAGATGGGATGGAATGACAGACGCGAAAAATCGCCTACAGTGGCAGCTTATTGAG GagaattttgagtttgattaTGTTGTTGGAATTAAATGGGTGATGCATACTTTACGCGATAGATGGAGGGCCTATAAATATACATTAAGAAATAAAACCTTCTACCCTAACAAAAGTAAGGAAGAGATACTTGCTAATCCTCCGGAATACGTGGATTCTATTGAGTGGGCTGCTTTTGTGCATCACTAtcaagaagagaagatgaag AAACAAAGTGAACAAAATACAAGAAATCGAAGTAAACTTAAAGTCCCGCATGCCGGTGGTAGCAAAAGCAATGCAAGGAGAGGTCGTCAAATG GATAAAATATCGGAGCATCTATCTCAAGATCAAGAACATGCTGCCACTTTAGGTGTTCCGTTGAAGATATTGGCTCATCCTAATGATGCTATTGGAAAAGTATATGGAGCTGAACATTCTGGTCGTGTGCGTGGTTTGGGTGGTAATATTTGCCCCTCGACTGCTTTTGGAATGCCTAAACATTCATTAGTCATGCGAATCTTGGTGGTTCTAGTAATATGTCTCATCTACGTGTTGAAGACCTAG
- the LOC132614559 gene encoding uncharacterized protein LOC132614559 isoform X3, which produces MVELNGDGQGSDNGSNLLVRFLGKLSQKSIICPISVERWDGMTDAKNRLQWQLIEENFEFDYVVGIKWVMHTLRDRWRAYKYTLRNKTFYPNKSKEEILANPPEYVDSIEWAAFVHHYQEEKMKKQSEQNTRNRSKLKVPHAGGSKSNARRGRQMEKKHGRPVCRSEVILSTLMKKNGNYVNEEGKIIADKISEHLSQDQEHAATLGVPLKILAHPNDAIGKVYGAEHSGRVRGLGGNICPSTAFGMPKHSLVMRILVVLVICLIYVLKT; this is translated from the exons atggtggAACTCAACGGGGATGGACAAGGAAGTGATAATGGTTCAAACTTGCTTGTTAgatttcttggcaaactttctcaaAAGTCAATAATTTGTCCAATATCAGTTGAGAGATGGGATGGAATGACAGACGCGAAAAATCGCCTACAGTGGCAGCTTATTGAG GagaattttgagtttgattaTGTTGTTGGAATTAAATGGGTGATGCATACTTTACGCGATAGATGGAGGGCCTATAAATATACATTAAGAAATAAAACCTTCTACCCTAACAAAAGTAAGGAAGAGATACTTGCTAATCCTCCGGAATACGTGGATTCTATTGAGTGGGCTGCTTTTGTGCATCACTAtcaagaagagaagatgaag AAACAAAGTGAACAAAATACAAGAAATCGAAGTAAACTTAAAGTCCCGCATGCCGGTGGTAGCAAAAGCAATGCAAGGAGAGGTCGTCAAATG GAGAAAAAACATGGAAGGCCTGTGTGCCGAAGTGAGGTTATTTTGTCAACTTTAATGAAAAAGAATGGCAACTATGTGAATGAAGAAGGGAAGATTATAGCT GATAAAATATCGGAGCATCTATCTCAAGATCAAGAACATGCTGCCACTTTAGGTGTTCCGTTGAAGATATTGGCTCATCCTAATGATGCTATTGGAAAAGTATATGGAGCTGAACATTCTGGTCGTGTGCGTGGTTTGGGTGGTAATATTTGCCCCTCGACTGCTTTTGGAATGCCTAAACATTCATTAGTCATGCGAATCTTGGTGGTTCTAGTAATATGTCTCATCTACGTGTTGAAGACCTAG